The following proteins come from a genomic window of Rissa tridactyla isolate bRisTri1 chromosome 13, bRisTri1.patW.cur.20221130, whole genome shotgun sequence:
- the UNG gene encoding uracil-DNA glycosylase isoform X2: protein MIGQKTLHSFFSAAPAKKRSRSPEAGSDEEVSAVKKAKAAGDETGKASLLSPEQLERIRKNKEAARQRLAERNVPPGFGESWRRQLAGEFSKPYFVELMAFVAEERKRYTVYPPPDQVFTWTQMCDIRDVKVVILGQDPYHGPNQAHGLCFSVQKPVPPPPSLENIYKELSTDIEGFTHPGHGDLTGWAKQGVLLLNAVLTVRAHQATSHKERGWEQFTDVVVSWLNKNLHGVVFMLWGAYAQRKGSSIDRKRHHVLQTVHPSPLSVNRGFFGCRHFSKTNELLKKSGKEPIDWRAL from the exons atgatCGGACAGAAGACGCTGCACTCCTTCTTCAGCGCCGCGCCGGCGAAGAAGCGCAGCCGCTCTCCGGAGGCGGGCAGCGATGAGGAG GTCAGCGCCGTGAAGAAGGCGAAGGCGGCGGGAGATGAGACGGGCAAGGCCTCGCTGCTGAGCCCCGAGCAGTTGGAGCGGATCCGCAAGAACAAGGAGGCGGCGCGGCAGCGGCTGGCCGAGCGCAATGTCCCCCCGGGCTTCGGGGAGAGCTGGCGGCGGCAGCTGGCCGGGGAGTTCTCGAAGCCATACTTCGTGGAG CTGATGGCGTTTGTAGCAGAAGAGAGGAAACGCTACACGGTCTACCCACCCCCCGACCAAGTCTTCACCTGGACGCAGATGTGTGACATCAGGGAT GTAAAGGTTGTCATTCTGGGACAAGATCCGTATCATGGACCTAATCAAGCTCATGGGCTCTGTTTCAGTGTCCAGAAGCCTGTTCCACCTCCTCCCAG CTTGGAGAATATTTACAAAGAACTGTCTACAGATATTGAAGGCTTCACTCATCCTGGTCACGGTGATTTAACTGGCTGGGCGAAGCAAG GAGTGCTCCTGCTCAACGCTGTCCTGACGGTGCGAGCTCACCAGGCCACCTCCCAcaaggagcggggctgggagcagtTCACGGACGTGGTGGTGTCCTGGCTCAACAAGAACTTGCACGGGGTTGTCTTCATGCTGTGGGGTGCCTACGCCCAGCGGAAAGGCAGCTCCATTGACCGG AAACGCCACCACGTCCTGCAGACGGTTCATCCCTCGCCTCTCTCTGTCAACAGAGGGTTTTTCGGCTGTCGCCACTTCTCGAAGACGAATGAATTGCTCAAGAAATCCGGCAAGGAGCCCATTGACTGGCGAGCGCTCTGA
- the UNG gene encoding uracil-DNA glycosylase isoform X1 produces MAVLLLPLLGLWVGRVAPRSHCSRLFARPFQVSAVKKAKAAGDETGKASLLSPEQLERIRKNKEAARQRLAERNVPPGFGESWRRQLAGEFSKPYFVELMAFVAEERKRYTVYPPPDQVFTWTQMCDIRDVKVVILGQDPYHGPNQAHGLCFSVQKPVPPPPSLENIYKELSTDIEGFTHPGHGDLTGWAKQGVLLLNAVLTVRAHQATSHKERGWEQFTDVVVSWLNKNLHGVVFMLWGAYAQRKGSSIDRKRHHVLQTVHPSPLSVNRGFFGCRHFSKTNELLKKSGKEPIDWRAL; encoded by the exons ATGGCGGTCCTTCTGCTCCCGCTGCTGGGCCTGTGGGTGGGCCGCGTCGCCCCCCGCTCGCACTGCAGCCGCCTCTTCGCTCGCCCCTTCCAGGTCAGCGCCGTGAAGAAGGCGAAGGCGGCGGGAGATGAGACGGGCAAGGCCTCGCTGCTGAGCCCCGAGCAGTTGGAGCGGATCCGCAAGAACAAGGAGGCGGCGCGGCAGCGGCTGGCCGAGCGCAATGTCCCCCCGGGCTTCGGGGAGAGCTGGCGGCGGCAGCTGGCCGGGGAGTTCTCGAAGCCATACTTCGTGGAG CTGATGGCGTTTGTAGCAGAAGAGAGGAAACGCTACACGGTCTACCCACCCCCCGACCAAGTCTTCACCTGGACGCAGATGTGTGACATCAGGGAT GTAAAGGTTGTCATTCTGGGACAAGATCCGTATCATGGACCTAATCAAGCTCATGGGCTCTGTTTCAGTGTCCAGAAGCCTGTTCCACCTCCTCCCAG CTTGGAGAATATTTACAAAGAACTGTCTACAGATATTGAAGGCTTCACTCATCCTGGTCACGGTGATTTAACTGGCTGGGCGAAGCAAG GAGTGCTCCTGCTCAACGCTGTCCTGACGGTGCGAGCTCACCAGGCCACCTCCCAcaaggagcggggctgggagcagtTCACGGACGTGGTGGTGTCCTGGCTCAACAAGAACTTGCACGGGGTTGTCTTCATGCTGTGGGGTGCCTACGCCCAGCGGAAAGGCAGCTCCATTGACCGG AAACGCCACCACGTCCTGCAGACGGTTCATCCCTCGCCTCTCTCTGTCAACAGAGGGTTTTTCGGCTGTCGCCACTTCTCGAAGACGAATGAATTGCTCAAGAAATCCGGCAAGGAGCCCATTGACTGGCGAGCGCTCTGA